In one Populus nigra chromosome 12, ddPopNigr1.1, whole genome shotgun sequence genomic region, the following are encoded:
- the LOC133669083 gene encoding germin-like protein subfamily 1 member 16, whose product MEGLKFVLVFVVLALASSFASASDPGPLQDFCVAIKETDGVFVNGKFCKDPEQVAANDFFFPGLNVPRDTSSPVGSNVTAVNVAQIPGLNTLGISFARIDFAPHGGLNPPHTHPRATEILVVVEGTLYVGFVTSNLANGDNRLITKVLNPGDVFVFPVGLIHFQLNVGKTNAVAFASLSSQNPGVITIAKAVFGADPPINPNVLTKAFQVDKKVVDYLQKQLWTDNNN is encoded by the exons ATGGAAGGACTCAAGTTTGTACTAGTTTTCGTCGTCCTGGCCTTGGCTTCTTCATTTGCCTCTGCCTCTGATCCTGGTCCGCTTCAGGACTTCTGTGTTGCCATCAAAGAAACCGACGGTG TGTTTGTGAACGGAAAGTTCTGCAAGGACCCAGAGCAAGTTGCTGCAAACGATTTCTTCTTTCCTGGACTCAACGTTCCTCGGGACACTTCCAGTCCAGTTGGTTCAAATGTCACTGCTGTCAATGTTGCTCAAATTCCAGGACTCAACACTCTTGGCATATCCTTCGCTCGCATTGATTTTGCACCACATGGTGGCCTGAACCCACCCCACACTCACCCTCGTGCCACTGAGATCCTAGTAGTGGTGGAGGGTACCCTCTATGTTGGTTTTGTCACATCTAACTTAGCTAACGGAGATAATCGCCTAATCACCAAGGTCTTAAATCCGGGAGATGTTTTTGTGTTCCCAGTCGGACTCATTCATTTCCAGCTCAATGTGGGAAAAACCAACGCCGTTGCATTCGCCAGTTTAAGCAGCCAGAACCCTGGTGTGATTACAATTGCAAAGGCAGTGTTTGGAGCAGATCCACCCATTAATCCTAATGTTCTAACCAAGGCCTTCCAAGTGGACAAGAAGGTAGTCGACTATCTTCAGAAACAACTCTGGACGGACAACAACAATTAG